In a single window of the Dinghuibacter silviterrae genome:
- a CDS encoding MFS transporter has product MNQANPKSRILLASLVGTTIEFFDFYIYATAAVLVFPKLFFPATDPTSATLQSLATFALAFFARPLGAALFGHFGDRKGRKATLVAALMTMGPSTVAIGLLPTYHSIGIAAPLLLALFRFGQGLGLGGEWGGAVLLATENAPEGKRAWYGMYPQLGAPVGFILSSGTFLILGKCLSDQQFLDFGWRIPFIASAILVWVGLYVRLKLTETPDFLKVMEKNERVKVPVADVFVKHTRAILLGTAASITTFLLFYLMTVFTLSWGTSVLHYPKTSFLIAQIISMVSFAVGIPLSAVLADRYSRGGVLMLATAGIFIFGLFFSPFFSTGSLGITILFQVTGMFLMGLTYGPLGTALAEIFPAAVRYTGSSLAFTLAGIIGASLTPYLATTLAKNYGLPAVGYYLCTAAVVTFVALAAAQKSTKFTN; this is encoded by the coding sequence ATGAATCAAGCAAATCCCAAAAGCCGTATCCTCCTGGCCAGCCTGGTCGGCACCACGATTGAGTTTTTTGATTTTTATATTTATGCGACCGCGGCCGTACTGGTTTTTCCAAAATTATTTTTCCCTGCCACCGATCCCACGTCGGCGACGTTGCAGTCTTTGGCGACGTTTGCCCTGGCTTTTTTTGCCCGGCCTTTGGGCGCCGCCTTATTCGGGCACTTTGGCGACCGGAAAGGCCGCAAAGCGACCCTGGTCGCGGCGTTGATGACGATGGGCCCCTCGACGGTGGCGATTGGCCTTTTACCCACCTACCATTCCATCGGTATTGCGGCCCCCCTCCTGCTGGCACTGTTCCGTTTTGGACAAGGACTGGGACTGGGCGGCGAGTGGGGTGGCGCCGTCCTGCTGGCCACGGAAAATGCACCGGAAGGCAAAAGGGCATGGTACGGGATGTATCCGCAGTTGGGAGCGCCTGTCGGGTTTATCCTTTCCAGCGGCACCTTTCTTATCCTTGGCAAATGCCTGAGCGATCAGCAATTCCTTGATTTTGGCTGGCGCATTCCCTTTATCGCCAGCGCCATCCTTGTTTGGGTGGGCCTTTATGTCCGGTTAAAGCTCACCGAGACACCCGACTTTCTAAAGGTGATGGAAAAAAACGAACGCGTAAAGGTCCCCGTGGCGGACGTTTTCGTCAAGCACACCCGCGCCATCCTATTGGGTACGGCGGCTTCCATCACGACCTTTTTGTTGTTTTACCTGATGACGGTTTTTACGTTAAGCTGGGGGACCTCCGTATTACACTACCCCAAGACCAGTTTCCTGATCGCCCAGATCATCTCCATGGTGTCTTTTGCGGTGGGTATTCCACTTTCGGCAGTCCTGGCCGACCGTTATAGCCGGGGCGGCGTCTTGATGCTCGCCACCGCGGGCATCTTTATCTTCGGGTTGTTCTTTTCACCCTTCTTCAGCACCGGTAGCCTGGGCATCACCATTCTTTTCCAGGTGACAGGCATGTTCCTGATGGGGCTGACGTATGGCCCCCTGGGAACGGCCCTGGCAGAGATCTTTCCGGCGGCGGTGCGGTATACCGGTTCCTCACTGGCGTTTACGCTCGCCGGGATCATCGGGGCTTCGCTGACACCCTACCTGGCCACCACGCTGGCCAAAAACTATGGACTTCCTGCGGTGGGGTATTATCTGTGCACTGCCGCTGTGGTCACCTTTGTGGCGTTGGCCGCGGCGCAAAAGAGCACCAAGTTTACAAATTAA
- a CDS encoding glycoside hydrolase family 71/99-like protein has product MLCRVLPFTLVVLSTVSCAKNNKSDSLPSTSFALSASGDVVGKITVGYQGWFSAAGDGSPLNSWGHTNMETWPDIRQYAQTYSGDPFYQDGVQQPGFTGKLGNGQPAKMYSADDQQVANVHCLWMQQNGIDCIALQRFGSYTSPGSIKNFHDSVDEKMMKAAQTYGRKFFIMYDCSATDPVESDWTNTIVAAQHITSSPAYAHQNGKPVVALWGVGKSGRGAVTDWENTINWFKNQGCYVIGGPLEGFAKDTPNQPAYNLCNMIMPWMVGKTAATNFEADYAADMAYCTAHGIDFQADVYPGTAFYNTNGGATSPKNQIPRNHGLFMWSQFAAVRAAGVPSVYISMFDEENEATGILNCAEDASSIPAGQYFLTLDADGVHCSSDFYLRLTKDGAAMVKGQTAYTTTLPTPPVLSAPSSLTPHVLSSSSIKIDWSAVTDAPCYNLKRSTASGGPYTTVAAGITGGTYTDNGLTAGTTYYYVVSAGYINGGESVNSAQVSGTTLP; this is encoded by the coding sequence ATGCTTTGCCGTGTACTCCCCTTCACGCTGGTCGTCCTGTCGACCGTTAGTTGTGCAAAAAACAACAAATCAGATTCGCTTCCATCCACGTCGTTCGCCCTTTCCGCTTCCGGCGACGTAGTAGGGAAAATTACCGTGGGTTACCAGGGATGGTTCTCCGCGGCCGGGGACGGGTCCCCGCTGAATTCCTGGGGCCACACCAATATGGAAACCTGGCCCGACATACGCCAGTATGCCCAGACGTATTCCGGCGATCCGTTTTATCAGGATGGCGTGCAACAACCCGGGTTTACGGGTAAACTGGGCAATGGCCAGCCCGCAAAGATGTACAGCGCTGACGATCAGCAGGTCGCCAATGTGCATTGTCTTTGGATGCAACAAAACGGCATCGATTGTATTGCCCTGCAACGGTTCGGAAGCTATACCAGCCCCGGTTCGATAAAAAACTTTCACGATTCCGTGGATGAAAAAATGATGAAAGCCGCCCAAACCTACGGCCGTAAATTTTTTATCATGTACGATTGCAGCGCGACCGACCCGGTTGAATCCGACTGGACCAATACGATCGTGGCCGCCCAGCATATCACTTCTTCCCCTGCCTACGCCCATCAGAACGGGAAGCCCGTCGTCGCCCTCTGGGGCGTGGGGAAATCGGGCCGCGGCGCCGTTACCGACTGGGAGAATACGATCAACTGGTTCAAAAACCAAGGCTGCTATGTGATCGGCGGCCCCCTGGAAGGCTTTGCCAAGGATACCCCCAACCAGCCCGCCTATAACCTCTGTAATATGATCATGCCCTGGATGGTGGGCAAAACAGCCGCGACCAACTTTGAAGCAGACTATGCTGCCGACATGGCCTATTGCACCGCGCATGGGATCGATTTTCAGGCGGACGTATATCCGGGAACCGCCTTTTACAATACCAACGGCGGGGCAACATCCCCCAAAAACCAGATCCCGCGAAACCACGGTCTTTTTATGTGGTCCCAGTTCGCCGCAGTCCGGGCCGCCGGGGTGCCCAGCGTATACATTTCTATGTTTGACGAAGAAAACGAAGCGACCGGCATCCTGAACTGCGCCGAGGACGCCTCCTCCATTCCTGCGGGCCAGTATTTTTTAACCCTCGACGCCGATGGTGTACATTGCTCTTCCGACTTTTACCTCAGGCTGACCAAAGACGGCGCGGCCATGGTGAAGGGACAGACCGCCTATACCACGACGCTGCCTACCCCTCCTGTTTTGTCCGCACCATCGAGCCTTACGCCGCACGTGCTTTCTTCCAGTTCCATAAAGATCGACTGGTCGGCGGTCACCGATGCGCCTTGTTATAATCTCAAACGATCCACCGCCAGCGGGGGACCTTATACGACGGTCGCCGCCGGGATTACGGGGGGGACGTATACGGACAACGGTTTGACGGCGGGTACGACCTATTACTATGTGGTTTCCGCCGGGTATATCAATGGAGGGGAAAGTGTGAATAGCGCTCAGGTGAGCGGGACTACTTTACCATAG
- a CDS encoding DUF3179 domain-containing (seleno)protein, whose protein sequence is MSKPLLLWIGLIFLFALEILRVYFIMPFPGSQKHDTVAFAYFLDRNIFWLRIAALVLFIWPLLYYLRSGKAWQKITLIVVLLVYGGIFYLFNFKFLADKMFYPPKVKQFATTGASNDQLVIGVALHGEARAYPIEVIGYHHQVMDTVGGQPVLVTYCTVCRTGRVYSPFVRGKLVTFRLVGMDHFNAMFEDADTRSWWQQATGKAITGPLKGQQLQEIPSAQMTLVDWQMLHPNSLTMQPDPNFASRYDSLKGYDEGTIKSSLEKRDTGSWQFKSWVIGVESDGRSKAYDWNNLVRERIITDTLGGLHLLLTIEPNNKTFYAFSYNDSLRFQYEKTLRDINTRSTWQPNGVCTDGPLKGARLQPVQAYQEFWHSWRTFHPATAMVK, encoded by the coding sequence ATGAGCAAACCCCTCCTCCTGTGGATAGGATTAATTTTCCTATTCGCTCTCGAAATCCTGCGTGTATACTTCATCATGCCCTTCCCCGGGAGCCAAAAGCATGATACCGTTGCCTTCGCCTATTTCCTGGACAGAAATATTTTCTGGCTTCGGATCGCCGCGCTGGTCCTGTTTATCTGGCCGCTGTTGTACTATCTGCGCTCGGGAAAAGCCTGGCAGAAGATCACGCTCATCGTGGTCTTGCTGGTGTATGGCGGGATTTTCTATTTGTTCAATTTTAAGTTCCTCGCCGATAAAATGTTCTATCCGCCCAAGGTAAAGCAATTCGCCACGACCGGTGCCAGCAATGATCAACTGGTCATTGGCGTTGCCTTACACGGCGAAGCCAGGGCCTATCCCATCGAAGTGATCGGTTATCACCACCAGGTCATGGACACGGTGGGCGGTCAGCCGGTCCTGGTCACTTACTGCACGGTCTGCCGGACCGGCCGGGTATACAGCCCGTTTGTGCGGGGTAAGTTGGTGACTTTCCGCCTGGTGGGGATGGACCATTTCAACGCGATGTTTGAAGACGCAGATACCCGCAGTTGGTGGCAGCAAGCCACGGGAAAAGCGATTACCGGCCCCTTAAAAGGACAACAGTTGCAGGAAATTCCGTCCGCCCAGATGACGCTTGTTGACTGGCAGATGTTACATCCTAACAGCCTGACCATGCAACCCGATCCGAATTTTGCCAGCAGGTATGACAGCCTGAAAGGCTATGATGAAGGCACGATCAAAAGCAGCCTGGAGAAAAGAGACACGGGTTCCTGGCAATTTAAATCCTGGGTGATCGGCGTAGAATCGGATGGGAGAAGCAAGGCTTATGATTGGAATAACCTGGTAAGAGAGAGGATTATTACGGACACGCTTGGCGGGTTGCACCTCTTACTGACCATCGAACCCAATAACAAGACCTTTTACGCTTTCTCTTACAACGACAGCCTGCGTTTCCAATATGAAAAGACGCTCCGGGATATCAATACCCGGAGCACCTGGCAGCCAAACGGTGTCTGTACGGACGGGCCGCTGAAGGGCGCGCGGTTACAGCCGGTGCAGGCCTACCAGGAATTCTGGCATTCCTGGCGGACCTTTCATCCGGCGACAGCTATGGTAAAGTAG
- a CDS encoding Dyp-type peroxidase, whose protein sequence is MNPEPQNVLDYSGDNTIFLVWNFKKDQEPGSVFQRICALVINLNNSGGTRFPGAGASCVMGIGYEAWLRLGLPVPLPKELENFNPISGEKHTAVATRGDLHFHLRGSASSICYDMAAALAEVLDPVAVPVEEVHGFRYWDGRSIIGFVDGTENPKGEKRAFFGLIGDEDPVYQGGSYLFVQKYIHDLKAFKALPVGEQEKVIGRSKENDIEMPDDVKPSNAHIALANVGDELKIVRDNMPFGNMSTNEMGTYFIAYARTFSTVKKMLDNMFIGSPEGNYDRLLDFSTPKTGSLFFVPSASFLKNIASGAPAPGSSSLSIGSLKKEAGYE, encoded by the coding sequence ATGAACCCAGAGCCGCAAAACGTACTGGATTACAGTGGTGACAATACGATCTTCCTGGTCTGGAATTTTAAAAAGGACCAGGAGCCAGGGAGCGTTTTTCAAAGGATTTGTGCGCTGGTGATCAACCTCAACAACTCAGGCGGGACACGTTTTCCCGGCGCCGGGGCGTCTTGCGTGATGGGCATTGGCTATGAAGCGTGGTTGCGGCTTGGTCTTCCGGTTCCGCTCCCAAAGGAGTTGGAGAATTTCAATCCCATTTCCGGTGAGAAACACACGGCGGTGGCTACCCGGGGCGATCTGCATTTTCACCTCAGGGGGAGCGCCAGCAGTATTTGCTACGACATGGCCGCCGCGCTCGCTGAAGTCCTTGACCCCGTGGCGGTCCCTGTGGAAGAGGTTCATGGGTTCCGGTATTGGGATGGCCGGTCTATTATTGGATTTGTCGATGGTACCGAAAATCCGAAAGGGGAAAAGCGCGCTTTTTTTGGTTTGATCGGAGACGAGGACCCCGTTTATCAAGGGGGGAGCTACCTTTTTGTTCAAAAATATATACATGACCTGAAGGCATTTAAGGCACTGCCTGTCGGGGAGCAGGAAAAGGTCATTGGAAGATCAAAGGAGAATGACATTGAAATGCCGGATGACGTAAAGCCTTCCAATGCCCATATTGCGCTGGCCAACGTCGGTGACGAGCTCAAGATCGTCCGGGACAATATGCCTTTTGGCAATATGTCGACCAATGAGATGGGGACTTATTTCATCGCTTATGCGCGTACGTTCAGCACCGTAAAGAAAATGCTGGATAATATGTTTATTGGTTCGCCGGAAGGGAATTACGATCGGTTACTCGATTTCAGCACGCCAAAGACGGGAAGCCTGTTCTTTGTTCCTTCGGCTTCCTTTTTGAAAAATATCGCTTCGGGAGCGCCGGCTCCCGGCAGCAGCTCATTATCTATCGGATCACTAAAAAAAGAGGCAGGATATGAATAA
- a CDS encoding family 1 encapsulin nanocompartment shell protein: MNNLFRELAPISSAAWAEIEEEARRTLKRHLAARRVVDVEGPKGVDFSAVGTGHTQGIPSPGEGIQAIQREVKALVELRVPFELTRQAVDDVERGATDSDWSSVKEAARKIAFAEDNSVFEGYEAAGILGIRRGNCNPILTLPSSVRSYPDVVAQAVSQLRLAGVNGPYALVLGSDPYTSVSGGSDEGYPVLQHIKRLIDGDVIWAPAIRGGFVLSTRGGDFELDLGQDISIGYLSHSETTVRLYLQESFTFRLLTTEAAVALSAAEK; this comes from the coding sequence ATGAATAACCTTTTTCGGGAGCTCGCCCCTATTTCAAGCGCAGCCTGGGCGGAAATAGAAGAAGAGGCCCGTCGAACCCTCAAGCGGCACCTGGCGGCACGCCGTGTCGTGGATGTGGAAGGTCCAAAAGGTGTTGACTTCTCAGCGGTCGGCACGGGACATACCCAGGGAATCCCGTCGCCCGGCGAAGGGATCCAGGCCATTCAACGCGAGGTAAAGGCGTTGGTGGAACTTCGGGTGCCGTTCGAGCTCACGCGCCAGGCGGTGGACGATGTGGAACGCGGCGCGACGGATTCGGACTGGTCATCCGTGAAAGAGGCCGCGCGGAAGATCGCATTTGCCGAAGACAATTCCGTCTTCGAAGGATACGAGGCCGCGGGAATACTGGGTATCCGTCGTGGAAACTGTAACCCGATACTGACGCTTCCTTCCAGTGTGCGAAGTTACCCGGATGTCGTGGCACAGGCAGTGAGTCAATTACGACTTGCAGGGGTCAACGGTCCTTATGCACTCGTCCTCGGCTCCGATCCATATACGTCTGTCAGCGGCGGCAGCGACGAAGGCTACCCCGTTTTGCAACATATCAAGCGACTGATCGATGGAGACGTCATCTGGGCTCCGGCCATCAGGGGCGGTTTCGTGTTGTCCACCCGCGGAGGTGATTTCGAATTGGACCTTGGCCAGGACATCTCCATCGGTTACCTTAGTCATTCCGAGACCACCGTCAGGCTTTATCTGCAGGAAAGTTTCACCTTCCGGCTGCTGACGACGGAGGCGGCGGTGGCGCTTTCGGCGGCGGAAAAATAG
- a CDS encoding DUF1801 domain-containing protein: MNVKEQIGGYIASQPEPKRSDMQALHLLALQVMPACKLWFLDGKNSEGKIVSNPNIGYGSHTIKYADGTTREFYQIGLSANTTGISVYIMGIEDKKYLAETYGVKLGKASITGYCIKFKALKDINIDVLEAAMRDGFEIQ; this comes from the coding sequence ATGAACGTAAAGGAACAAATCGGCGGGTATATTGCCAGCCAACCTGAACCCAAACGAAGTGACATGCAAGCGTTGCACCTCCTTGCACTTCAAGTAATGCCTGCATGTAAATTGTGGTTCCTGGATGGTAAAAACAGCGAAGGTAAAATTGTCTCCAATCCTAATATAGGTTATGGGTCTCACACCATAAAATATGCGGATGGAACAACCAGGGAGTTTTATCAAATTGGGTTGAGTGCCAACACAACCGGAATCTCCGTCTATATCATGGGTATAGAGGATAAGAAATACCTGGCCGAGACTTATGGGGTGAAACTGGGCAAGGCCAGCATCACCGGGTATTGCATTAAGTTCAAAGCGTTAAAGGATATAAATATCGACGTACTGGAGGCGGCAATGCGAGATGGGTTTGAGATTCAGTGA
- a CDS encoding Crp/Fnr family transcriptional regulator codes for MIGQPLNHLQIFSGLFEPALLAEIEQKSMIMEVKSGDTLLNVGQTIRAVPLLVSGVVKVSRITDDGQELLLYYVKEGESCAMTFNCCMLARQSVIKGAAEEDSVLVCIPAQLMEEWMVKYPSWKKYVMSTILGRFTELIKSIDEVAFKKMDERLLNYLKEKSRVTGSSVLHLTHQQIGDELGTNRVVISRLLKKMENDKKLLIYNKQIKLLRDL; via the coding sequence ATGATCGGTCAACCCCTGAATCACCTGCAAATATTTTCCGGGCTCTTTGAGCCCGCGTTGCTCGCCGAAATCGAGCAAAAGTCCATGATCATGGAGGTGAAAAGCGGCGACACGCTTCTCAACGTTGGGCAAACCATCAGGGCCGTACCACTTTTGGTAAGCGGCGTCGTCAAAGTAAGCCGCATCACGGATGACGGCCAGGAGTTATTACTATACTATGTAAAAGAAGGCGAAAGCTGTGCCATGACCTTCAACTGCTGCATGCTTGCCAGGCAAAGCGTGATCAAAGGCGCGGCGGAGGAGGATAGCGTGCTGGTCTGCATTCCCGCCCAACTGATGGAAGAATGGATGGTCAAATATCCGTCCTGGAAGAAATACGTCATGTCCACCATACTCGGCCGCTTTACCGAGCTGATAAAATCCATTGATGAGGTTGCCTTCAAAAAAATGGACGAACGGCTCCTGAACTACCTCAAAGAGAAATCGAGGGTAACCGGCTCCTCTGTCCTCCACCTCACACATCAACAAATTGGAGACGAATTGGGGACCAACCGCGTCGTTATCTCCCGCCTGCTCAAGAAAATGGAAAACGACAAAAAACTCCTCATTTATAACAAACAGATCAAGCTCCTCCGGGATTTGTAA
- a CDS encoding peroxiredoxin: MSLRLNSIAPDFTAETTKGTVRFHEWIGDNWAILFSHPKDFTPVCTTELGFMARIEPEFAKRNCKIIGLSVDPVESHLRWEKDIEETQGASVNYPMIGDPTLAIAKLYDMLPAEEPATSEGRTAATNQTVRSVFVIGPDKKIKLQLTYPMTTGRNFNEILRVLDSMQLTAAHKVATPVNWQEGEDVIIVPAVSDAEAKEKYPQGWKTLKPYLRIVSQPTI; the protein is encoded by the coding sequence ATGAGCTTACGTTTAAACAGTATCGCCCCGGATTTTACTGCCGAAACCACCAAAGGGACCGTCCGCTTCCACGAGTGGATCGGAGACAACTGGGCAATTCTCTTCTCCCATCCAAAGGACTTCACCCCTGTGTGCACGACAGAACTCGGCTTTATGGCCCGTATCGAACCCGAGTTTGCCAAACGCAATTGCAAGATCATCGGCCTAAGCGTTGACCCGGTGGAAAGCCATCTTCGTTGGGAAAAAGACATCGAAGAAACGCAGGGCGCCTCCGTCAATTACCCTATGATCGGCGATCCGACCCTGGCTATTGCCAAACTCTACGACATGCTTCCCGCCGAAGAACCTGCCACCTCCGAAGGCCGTACAGCGGCCACCAACCAAACCGTCCGCTCCGTCTTTGTCATTGGCCCCGACAAAAAGATAAAATTGCAACTCACCTATCCAATGACCACGGGCCGCAACTTCAACGAGATCCTTCGGGTACTCGACTCGATGCAATTGACTGCCGCGCACAAAGTCGCTACGCCCGTCAACTGGCAGGAAGGGGAAGACGTCATCATCGTCCCGGCCGTATCAGATGCCGAGGCAAAGGAAAAATATCCCCAGGGCTGGAAAACGCTCAAGCCCTACCTCCGGATCGTTTCACAACCAACAATATGA
- a CDS encoding NAD(P)/FAD-dependent oxidoreductase, protein MKLRVTVLGAGFGGLELSTLLSEALGDRLELTLIDQNDAFFFGFSKLDVLFGRKPADAVKIPYSTLLKPGLTFHRETVTAIDPVTRTVTTQCNRYEADVLVVALGADYDIAATPGLAEWGNEYYSFSGAEKLRDILPGFTKGHAVVGVCNAPFKCPPAPSEGALMLHDYLVSRGVRDACTITLVIPFGSPIPPSPDSSKALLKAFEERNIRFIPQRKVSSIRKLTSAAGTTKLAVLDDGTQLPCDLFLGIPQHVAPDVVLQSGLAENGWIPVDRTRLRTKYPNVYAIGDVTSVGTPKAGVFAEGAAKIAAASIIAAFNGSDDPAPYTGSGSCYIEFGKGTVARVDVDFFSGPKPVGIHYDASADLTRDKVNFGTSRKARWFGI, encoded by the coding sequence ATGAAACTACGTGTAACGGTACTGGGCGCCGGCTTCGGCGGCCTGGAGCTCAGTACCCTTCTTTCCGAAGCGCTGGGTGATCGCCTTGAACTCACCCTCATCGACCAAAATGACGCCTTCTTCTTTGGTTTCTCCAAACTGGATGTCCTTTTTGGCCGCAAACCAGCGGATGCGGTGAAAATCCCCTATAGCACCCTCCTCAAGCCTGGGCTCACATTTCACCGGGAAACCGTCACCGCCATCGATCCGGTCACCAGGACAGTCACCACACAATGCAACAGGTACGAAGCCGACGTCCTGGTCGTAGCCCTGGGCGCCGACTACGATATCGCTGCAACGCCGGGTCTCGCTGAATGGGGAAATGAATACTACAGCTTCTCCGGCGCCGAAAAGCTGCGCGACATTCTCCCGGGCTTCACAAAAGGGCACGCCGTTGTCGGGGTCTGCAACGCACCGTTCAAATGTCCTCCTGCACCCAGCGAGGGCGCCCTGATGCTCCATGACTACCTTGTCAGCCGGGGTGTCCGCGATGCGTGCACCATCACGCTGGTCATCCCTTTCGGATCGCCCATTCCCCCGTCCCCCGACTCCTCAAAGGCCTTGTTAAAGGCGTTTGAAGAAAGGAACATCCGGTTCATCCCTCAACGGAAAGTCAGCTCGATCCGAAAACTGACCTCCGCGGCGGGAACCACAAAACTAGCAGTCCTCGATGACGGCACGCAGCTACCCTGTGATCTCTTCCTCGGGATCCCTCAGCACGTCGCCCCTGACGTGGTCCTTCAAAGCGGTCTCGCCGAAAATGGCTGGATACCCGTGGACCGAACCCGTCTCCGCACAAAATATCCCAACGTCTATGCCATAGGCGATGTAACGAGTGTGGGCACGCCAAAAGCAGGTGTCTTCGCCGAGGGCGCCGCAAAGATCGCCGCGGCGTCCATTATCGCCGCATTCAACGGCAGCGATGACCCTGCCCCGTACACCGGCAGCGGCTCCTGCTATATCGAGTTTGGAAAGGGAACGGTGGCTCGCGTAGATGTCGATTTCTTCTCCGGTCCAAAGCCTGTAGGCATCCATTACGACGCCTCTGCCGATCTTACCCGCGATAAAGTAAATTTCGGCACAAGCCGTAAAGCACGGTGGTTCGGAATCTGA
- a CDS encoding SDR family oxidoreductase yields the protein MDDFQGKRVIVTGGSDGIGKALVERFLEAGAYVATCGRSADKLYQLQVRHSNKFLHTMVVDVRKEEDCRRFIESAIREFGGVDVLVNNAGISMRALVQETELDTLRTVMDVNFWGTVYCTKFALDSIIANKGVIVGVSSIAGYRGLPGRSGYSASKFAVNGWLEALKTELLPSGVHVMWVCPGFTTSNIRNVALNKKGAPQGESPLEEGKLMSAEECAKQIVKAIGHRKRTLVMTFQGNETVWLNKLLPGLADKLVHKFFFKKGELVK from the coding sequence ATGGATGATTTTCAAGGCAAAAGAGTTATTGTCACGGGTGGGAGCGACGGGATCGGCAAGGCGCTGGTGGAGCGCTTCCTGGAGGCGGGCGCGTATGTGGCGACCTGCGGACGGAGTGCGGACAAGCTGTACCAGCTGCAGGTGAGGCATAGCAACAAGTTCCTGCATACGATGGTGGTGGATGTGCGGAAGGAGGAGGATTGCCGGCGGTTTATCGAGTCGGCGATCCGGGAATTCGGTGGGGTGGACGTGTTGGTGAACAATGCGGGCATCTCGATGCGGGCGTTGGTGCAGGAAACGGAGCTGGATACGCTACGGACGGTCATGGATGTGAATTTCTGGGGGACGGTGTATTGCACGAAGTTCGCCCTGGACAGCATTATTGCGAATAAGGGGGTGATCGTAGGGGTGTCTTCCATCGCAGGATACCGGGGGCTGCCGGGCCGGAGCGGGTATTCGGCAAGCAAGTTCGCGGTGAATGGCTGGCTGGAGGCCCTAAAAACCGAATTATTACCGTCAGGTGTACACGTCATGTGGGTGTGCCCGGGCTTTACGACGTCGAACATACGGAATGTGGCCTTGAACAAAAAGGGAGCCCCCCAGGGGGAATCGCCCTTGGAGGAAGGGAAGCTGATGAGTGCGGAGGAGTGTGCCAAACAAATCGTGAAGGCGATAGGGCACCGCAAAAGAACCCTGGTGATGACCTTCCAGGGGAACGAGACGGTCTGGCTGAACAAATTATTGCCGGGGCTGGCGGACAAGCTGGTCCATAAATTTTTCTTCAAAAAAGGAGAACTCGTCAAATAG
- a CDS encoding SAM hydrolase/SAM-dependent halogenase family protein, with translation MALVTLTSDIGHQDYLVGAVRGQLLGIDPGFQLVDITHALSPFNYPQAAYVCRGAFRQFPLGTYHLLLVNLFDVRPDHLLLIRHHGQYFLVADNGLITMILEEVPELVVGLPISKGAHKDTLYFAQVFGKAIRDIENGKRPEELGDAGVEINVKNPLRPQLGNNWMEGQVIFIDHFENVVVNISREEFEEQRKGRSFKIVFKRDEVIDKISETYADAGEGEKLALFNAAGYLEIAINKGNAAGLLGLQGFAEKSNPGNTYLANRLFYQTVRIYFE, from the coding sequence ATGGCGCTTGTTACCCTGACATCCGATATTGGACACCAGGATTACCTGGTGGGCGCCGTTAGGGGCCAGTTGCTGGGCATTGATCCCGGGTTTCAACTGGTGGATATAACCCATGCTTTATCGCCTTTTAATTACCCTCAGGCGGCCTATGTGTGCCGGGGAGCGTTCCGGCAGTTTCCGCTGGGGACGTATCACCTGTTGCTGGTGAACCTTTTCGACGTGCGGCCGGATCATTTGTTGTTGATCAGGCACCATGGGCAGTACTTCCTGGTGGCGGACAATGGGTTGATTACGATGATCCTGGAAGAAGTGCCGGAGTTGGTGGTGGGGCTGCCCATTTCGAAGGGGGCGCATAAGGATACGCTGTATTTTGCCCAGGTGTTCGGGAAGGCGATCCGGGACATTGAAAACGGCAAACGGCCGGAGGAGCTGGGCGATGCAGGGGTGGAGATCAACGTCAAGAACCCGCTCAGGCCGCAGTTAGGCAACAACTGGATGGAAGGGCAGGTGATCTTTATCGATCACTTCGAAAACGTGGTGGTGAACATCAGCCGGGAAGAGTTCGAGGAACAGCGGAAGGGACGGAGTTTTAAGATCGTTTTTAAACGCGACGAGGTGATCGACAAGATCAGCGAGACGTATGCGGACGCGGGGGAAGGGGAGAAGCTGGCGTTGTTTAACGCCGCCGGCTACCTGGAGATCGCCATCAATAAGGGGAATGCCGCGGGTTTGCTGGGCTTGCAAGGGTTTGCGGAAAAAAGCAATCCCGGAAATACCTACCTGGCGAACCGGCTGTTTTACCAGACTGTCAGGATTTATTTTGAGTAA